From the Drosophila sechellia strain sech25 chromosome X, ASM438219v1, whole genome shotgun sequence genome, the window gcagcagcagtgtcTGTGCTGGGGGGCTCCGGATGAGGCTGCGGTTCAGGTTCCAGATGGAACTGCGACTGGGACTGGAGCTCGGGCTCCCACTGCGTCTCAGATTTGCCAGGAGATGGGAAGTCAACGGGCAGCTCATCGGGTGGCGGCATTGTCTGACTAAAGATGAGCACCTCGGTGCGCTCCTCGCGAGCGTCATCCTCGCCATCCTCCAGGGGCAAGCCGACGGTGCTGCCGCTGACCAAATCCCGCACGTGCTCAAAACTGGAGGCGATGCGACGCAGTGTGGGGTCATCCTTCTCATTCGTCGTCGGCATGGTTTCCACCGCCTCCTTCTTGCTGTGGGCAGCATCGCCGGCACTGGTTGTCTGCTTCTGGCGCATCCTGTGCAGATTTATGCTGGAGAACTTGTTACCATAGCTTTGGCGCATTTCGGCGCGCTTGCGACGCGCCTCCTCCTTCGCCCTGGCCGCCTGTTGGTCCCTGTCCATCAGCTGCTGCGCCTTTGACATGGTCAAACACCAAATAGGAACACCAAATACGGCAAATCTTGAGTTACactagcaaaaaaaaaaccaaaaca encodes:
- the LOC6612429 gene encoding translation initiation factor IF-2 produces the protein MSKAQQLMDRDQQAARAKEEARRKRAEMRQSYGNKFSSINLHRMRQKQTTSAGDAAHSKKEAVETMPTTNEKDDPTLRRIASSFEHVRDLVSGSTVGLPLEDGEDDAREERTEVLIFSQTMPPPDELPVDFPSPGKSETQWEPELQSQSQFHLEPEPQPHPEPPSTDTAAAAAQIAELTASVMTSKVMPDLPPTESRAFERWQHLGSTVSALFRARRNIDTAESPKAQTRRLREQRELLEAFTRPFLYDAYRRE